The following coding sequences are from one Acidisarcina sp. window:
- a CDS encoding NnrS family protein, with protein MTATEQSTRSVPGEQENVALAAIVRERRKSLMLRAWIVSGLFFMALPGTLMGFSNLLAISSHHGLASLPASWIEGHGHAQVFGWIGSFILGIGFYSQPSKAQPTNRIPLTSFVLWTSGVALRWVGNIYGWHWRILLPVSAAFEFLAVLLFLKAALQHKLPDAEAGKPRESRMEVWMISVMVGTAGLVASVIFNLIECVQLAIQGSLRSFPHALDQKYLVLLGWGFLVPFVWGFSARWLPTFLALAKPNASGLKLALFLDLAGVLCGASGWTPLATILLATSAIVVCAALHLAERPRGHAKVQGIHPSFPVFIRIAYGWLVIAGGLSVVAAFADHHGGFWGASRHALTVGFAATMVFAIGPRILPHFGGVYAIFSKRLMFLSLLLVQTGCTLRVSSESLAYEGLASFGWKVLPLSGVLELTAVLLFAINLSLTFLAGRSTFAQNSSQQAKVA; from the coding sequence GTGACCGCAACAGAGCAATCCACTCGAAGCGTACCAGGCGAGCAGGAAAACGTCGCCCTGGCTGCAATCGTTCGCGAACGGCGCAAGAGCCTGATGCTGCGCGCGTGGATCGTGAGCGGGCTCTTCTTTATGGCGCTGCCGGGAACGCTTATGGGCTTCTCGAACTTGCTGGCGATCAGCTCCCATCACGGGCTCGCGTCGCTGCCAGCCTCGTGGATTGAAGGCCACGGGCATGCGCAGGTCTTTGGCTGGATTGGAAGCTTCATCCTCGGCATTGGCTTCTATTCGCAGCCATCCAAGGCACAGCCCACAAATAGGATTCCGCTGACGTCTTTTGTATTGTGGACCTCAGGGGTAGCACTGCGATGGGTGGGGAACATCTACGGCTGGCATTGGCGAATTCTGCTGCCGGTGTCGGCTGCCTTTGAATTTCTCGCGGTGCTTCTGTTTCTGAAGGCGGCACTGCAACACAAGCTTCCCGATGCGGAGGCCGGCAAACCGCGCGAATCCAGGATGGAAGTGTGGATGATTTCCGTCATGGTCGGGACCGCAGGGCTGGTTGCATCGGTTATCTTCAATCTCATCGAATGTGTTCAGCTTGCGATTCAAGGTTCCCTGCGTTCCTTTCCTCATGCTCTCGACCAGAAATACCTGGTGCTTCTGGGGTGGGGATTCCTGGTTCCATTTGTCTGGGGATTCTCCGCACGCTGGCTGCCCACTTTTCTGGCGCTTGCGAAACCCAATGCTTCCGGATTGAAGTTGGCTCTGTTTCTTGACCTCGCTGGTGTGCTATGCGGCGCAAGCGGCTGGACACCCCTTGCGACGATTCTGCTGGCCACAAGCGCGATTGTCGTATGTGCTGCGCTTCATCTCGCCGAGCGACCCAGGGGACACGCAAAGGTGCAGGGAATCCATCCAAGTTTTCCGGTGTTTATCCGCATCGCGTATGGCTGGCTGGTGATCGCAGGCGGGCTGAGTGTTGTGGCTGCATTCGCTGACCATCACGGCGGTTTCTGGGGTGCCTCCCGCCATGCACTTACGGTTGGATTCGCCGCCACGATGGTCTTCGCCATCGGGCCGCGCATTCTTCCTCACTTCGGTGGCGTCTATGCGATCTTCAGCAAGCGCCTCATGTTTCTCAGCCTTCTTCTGGTGCAGACAGGATGCACGCTCCGCGTGTCCTCCGAGTCGCTGGCGTATGAAGGGCTGGCCTCCTTCGGATGGAAGGTCCTGCCTCTCTCCGGAGTTCTGGAACTGACCGCAGTGCTTCTCTTTGCGATCAATCTTTCACTTACTTTCCTGGCGGGCCGCTCTACCTTTGCGCAGAACAGTTCTCAGCAAGCAAAGGTTGCTTAG
- a CDS encoding chloride channel protein — protein MRSEPSVLRDFTVDGRVWIISAIAIVIGAGATLLAVVLLRLIGLATNLFYFHRFSTALVSPAGSPLGYWMAVVPVIGGLLVGLMARYGSEKIRGHGIPEAIEAILLHRARVDPKIAILKPISAAIAIGSGGPFGAEGPIIMTGGAFGSLVAQWIHLTDAERTTLLVAGAAAGMSATFETPLAATMLAVELLLFEWRPRSLVPVALASAVAAILRVHWLGAGPLFQMPAIHGVRTVSVAIGALLLGMIVGLAAAVLSRIMYGFEDLFGAMRVHWMWWPAIGAVGIGIGGLFFPRGLGVGYDNIAELLRGNASTGLIVGILLAKSLMWAFSLGSGTSGGVLAPLLMIGGAIGAMAGHFAHATTEAQAFWALLGMGAMLAGSLGVPITAMLFSLELTHCLPALMPLMLACIAAYLVTALVMPRSILTEKLSRRGYHLTREYGVDPLELIIVRELMTEIQAPESADTNDLPEQYVYADTTCRGVAEQMATEGVTRLPVVDRMTHAVCGTVTLEDLLLGRRKAVTREQERLRLFGSLVPAKDE, from the coding sequence ATGAGATCTGAGCCTTCAGTACTACGTGACTTTACGGTCGACGGACGGGTTTGGATTATCTCGGCCATCGCTATCGTGATTGGTGCAGGAGCCACTCTTCTGGCGGTTGTGCTCTTGCGATTGATTGGCCTCGCAACCAATCTCTTCTATTTCCATCGCTTCAGTACGGCGCTGGTATCTCCCGCTGGCAGCCCGCTTGGCTATTGGATGGCAGTGGTTCCAGTGATTGGTGGTCTCTTGGTTGGACTGATGGCCCGCTATGGCTCGGAGAAAATTCGCGGCCATGGAATTCCTGAGGCGATTGAAGCGATCCTTCTGCATCGGGCCCGCGTGGACCCGAAGATCGCGATCCTCAAGCCAATCTCTGCTGCAATCGCTATTGGCTCAGGAGGACCGTTCGGTGCGGAAGGCCCAATCATTATGACGGGCGGAGCCTTCGGCTCACTGGTTGCCCAATGGATCCATCTGACCGATGCCGAGCGGACAACGCTGCTGGTGGCGGGCGCGGCGGCGGGTATGTCGGCTACTTTTGAGACTCCTCTTGCCGCGACCATGCTGGCGGTGGAGCTGCTGCTGTTTGAATGGCGACCGCGCAGCCTTGTACCCGTCGCACTTGCGAGCGCCGTCGCCGCAATCCTGCGAGTCCACTGGCTGGGTGCTGGGCCTTTATTTCAAATGCCGGCGATCCATGGCGTTCGCACGGTTTCCGTTGCTATTGGAGCGCTCCTGCTTGGCATGATTGTCGGGCTCGCAGCCGCTGTTCTAAGCCGCATCATGTACGGATTTGAAGATCTGTTTGGCGCAATGCGCGTGCATTGGATGTGGTGGCCTGCGATTGGCGCAGTTGGCATCGGCATTGGTGGGCTATTCTTTCCGCGCGGTCTTGGCGTGGGCTACGACAATATTGCCGAGTTGCTGCGAGGGAACGCATCGACGGGTCTGATAGTAGGCATCCTCCTTGCGAAGTCCCTCATGTGGGCGTTCTCGCTCGGGTCCGGAACCTCTGGCGGTGTGCTGGCTCCGCTGCTCATGATCGGCGGCGCAATTGGCGCTATGGCTGGACATTTTGCGCATGCCACCACTGAGGCGCAGGCATTCTGGGCCCTGCTGGGTATGGGAGCGATGCTGGCGGGCTCGCTGGGTGTGCCAATTACCGCGATGCTCTTCAGCCTGGAACTGACGCATTGTTTACCGGCGTTGATGCCGCTGATGCTGGCCTGCATCGCAGCGTACCTGGTGACGGCACTGGTGATGCCGCGCTCCATCCTGACTGAAAAACTCAGCCGACGAGGGTATCACCTGACGCGCGAATATGGCGTCGATCCGTTAGAGCTGATTATCGTGCGGGAATTGATGACAGAGATCCAGGCGCCCGAGAGCGCCGACACAAATGATCTTCCCGAGCAGTACGTATACGCGGATACTACCTGCCGCGGCGTTGCGGAACAAATGGCGACGGAAGGAGTGACCCGCCTGCCGGTGGTCGACCGCATGACACATGCCGTGTGTGGCACGGTTACGCTTGAAGACCTTCTCCTGGGGCGTCGCAAAGCGGTGACGCGGGAGCAGGAGCGCCTTCGCCTCTTCGGGAGCCTTGTTCCGGCGAAGGACGAGTAA
- a CDS encoding MarR family transcriptional regulator, with product MTKIDEENACSAQQLQVLAEFRHELRRFLHFSEQAAAEVNLQPQQHQLLLQIAGAPEGVAPTVAYAAERLGLRHNSVVELSNRCEEAGLIVRRQDPQDHRCVLLCLTPHGQHILADLSAHHARELNEFGPRLIQALKRIQAMDKPNLKNTKKASA from the coding sequence ATGACGAAGATAGATGAAGAGAATGCGTGCTCGGCTCAGCAACTCCAGGTGCTTGCTGAGTTCCGTCACGAACTGCGGAGGTTTTTGCACTTCAGCGAACAGGCAGCGGCTGAGGTAAACCTTCAGCCCCAGCAACATCAGCTTCTGTTGCAAATTGCGGGTGCGCCGGAGGGAGTGGCGCCAACCGTGGCTTATGCAGCAGAGCGCCTCGGGCTTCGCCACAACAGTGTGGTGGAGTTGAGCAATCGCTGTGAAGAGGCTGGTCTGATCGTTCGCCGTCAGGATCCGCAGGATCATCGCTGCGTATTGCTCTGTCTAACTCCGCACGGGCAGCACATCCTCGCGGATCTATCTGCACACCACGCGCGTGAGCTAAACGAATTTGGTCCCCGTCTCATCCAGGCTTTAAAGCGCATTCAGGCGATGGACAAGCCGAATCTGAAAAACACAAAAAAGGCGAGCGCATGA
- a CDS encoding TIGR04053 family radical SAM/SPASM domain-containing protein, with product MVDMNPLMHTTNFDERPFIAIWEVTQACDLACVHCRASAQPERHPSELTTEEGKQLIDQIASLQVPVFVLTGGDPIKRPDLFELIRHAREVGVRVSLTPSATPLLTREIIVRLKEAGLARLAVSMDGASAETHDAFRGMSGSFARTLDAIRWANEIGLPVQINTTFSRRNIGEIDAIVSLMEHLKITLWSVFFLVPTGRGKLNDLLSADEFEEVFARLYSLSKTASFDIKTTEAQHFRRYALQQRVRERKAGVSDSEDHAKALDTIGRAPRGLNDGKGFVFISHKGEVFPSGFLPMSAGSIRQQSLATIYRDSPLFKSLRDTSQLEGKCGACEFKEICGGSRSRAYALTGNPHSEEPCCSYVPKGYHQPAASLKKATTLHVLQGA from the coding sequence ATGGTGGATATGAACCCGCTGATGCATACCACCAACTTTGATGAGCGCCCATTCATAGCTATATGGGAGGTTACCCAAGCCTGCGATCTGGCTTGCGTCCACTGCCGCGCCTCGGCGCAGCCCGAACGCCATCCCTCCGAGTTGACGACCGAAGAGGGGAAGCAGTTGATCGACCAGATCGCGAGCCTGCAGGTTCCGGTCTTCGTGCTCACGGGCGGCGATCCGATCAAGCGGCCGGATCTCTTCGAGCTCATCCGCCATGCGCGGGAGGTGGGTGTCCGCGTATCCCTGACGCCGAGCGCAACCCCCCTGTTGACCCGGGAGATCATTGTTCGCCTGAAAGAAGCAGGATTGGCAAGGCTTGCCGTCAGCATGGATGGCGCCAGCGCAGAAACGCACGATGCATTTCGGGGAATGTCAGGGTCGTTCGCGCGCACGCTCGATGCCATTCGCTGGGCCAACGAAATCGGCCTGCCGGTACAGATCAACACCACGTTCAGCCGCCGCAATATTGGAGAAATCGACGCGATCGTGAGTCTGATGGAGCACCTGAAGATCACTCTCTGGAGTGTGTTCTTCCTGGTGCCCACCGGACGCGGAAAGCTGAACGACCTGTTGAGCGCCGATGAATTCGAGGAGGTCTTCGCAAGACTCTACAGCCTCTCCAAGACGGCGTCCTTTGATATCAAAACCACAGAAGCGCAGCATTTCAGACGCTATGCCCTGCAACAGCGCGTGCGCGAACGGAAGGCGGGAGTGAGCGACTCCGAGGATCACGCAAAAGCACTGGACACTATTGGGCGCGCTCCTCGCGGCTTGAACGACGGCAAGGGATTCGTATTTATTTCCCACAAGGGAGAGGTCTTCCCCAGCGGATTTCTGCCTATGTCTGCCGGGAGCATCCGCCAGCAGAGTCTGGCGACGATCTACCGCGATTCGCCGCTGTTCAAGAGCCTGCGGGACACCTCCCAGTTGGAGGGGAAATGCGGCGCGTGCGAGTTTAAGGAGATCTGCGGCGGATCCCGGTCGCGGGCCTATGCTCTAACGGGAAACCCGCATTCCGAAGAGCCCTGCTGCTCCTATGTGCCGAAGGGCTATCACCAGCCAGCCGCAAGCCTGAAGAAAGCAACGACGCTCCACGTACTGCAAGGGGCCTGA
- a CDS encoding universal stress protein, translating into MSNSKPVSAIPRKILSPIDFSAPSTTALATATDLARHFHAELVLVHVIPMLPPVSGADFFKETEYMRELQRDAEGRLRAMLAPILASGVTAESVVAVSGDTAGEILRVATAKDIDMIVIATHGMTGWRPMIFGSIAEKVVKLAHCPVLVIRAPNA; encoded by the coding sequence ATGTCGAATTCAAAACCAGTTTCTGCGATCCCGCGGAAGATTCTCTCTCCGATTGACTTCAGCGCTCCTTCGACGACTGCTCTTGCCACGGCTACGGATCTTGCCAGGCATTTCCATGCAGAACTCGTCCTGGTTCACGTGATACCCATGCTGCCGCCGGTGAGCGGCGCGGACTTCTTTAAGGAAACCGAGTATATGCGCGAGTTGCAGCGGGATGCGGAAGGGAGGCTCCGTGCCATGCTTGCGCCCATTCTTGCCAGCGGAGTCACGGCGGAATCCGTCGTCGCCGTCAGCGGAGATACCGCTGGAGAGATTCTGCGTGTCGCAACCGCCAAGGATATCGACATGATCGTTATTGCAACCCACGGCATGACCGGATGGCGTCCGATGATTTTTGGCTCAATTGCAGAGAAGGTCGTGAAGCTGGCGCACTGTCCCGTGCTCGTGATCCGTGCGCCCAACGCTTGA
- a CDS encoding ROK family protein, whose product MNSFSIGVDLGGTNLRIAAYTRAQERLESVAIPTRLEAGKYAVVQDMCNAIHEIARKLRGRLELVGVGVGSPGPLQLPSGKLYHLPNFPGWDGFELKIEIEKVLGMPVIIENDANAAALAELFHGSGKQRGVNSLCMLTLGTGVGNGIILNRRVWHGMAGMAGEAGHGPLEYDGPLCGCGGRGCLEQYASATAVSRMAKEAAEAGQSEEIARILATTGSISAHNVAQLADAGDEGARQVYVKVGKFLGISLSHLVNTLNLPLYVIGGGLASSWHLFAPTMFSVLLRDSYIYRLTAPRNEEDVDPQRTQIVPALLGPESGLLGAAMLPYAEMEMAVAVSS is encoded by the coding sequence ATGAATAGCTTTTCAATTGGGGTAGATCTTGGTGGCACAAACCTGCGGATCGCAGCGTATACAAGGGCTCAGGAGAGGCTCGAAAGCGTCGCGATCCCGACCCGGCTTGAGGCGGGAAAGTATGCCGTTGTACAGGACATGTGCAACGCAATCCACGAAATCGCACGCAAGCTGCGGGGCAGATTGGAACTGGTGGGCGTCGGCGTAGGCAGCCCCGGTCCGCTGCAGCTACCCTCCGGCAAACTCTACCACCTGCCGAATTTTCCTGGATGGGACGGTTTTGAACTCAAGATCGAGATTGAAAAGGTGCTGGGCATGCCTGTCATCATTGAGAATGACGCCAATGCCGCGGCCCTGGCCGAGCTTTTTCACGGCTCCGGCAAGCAGCGCGGAGTCAACTCCCTCTGCATGCTAACCCTGGGAACCGGCGTCGGCAACGGAATCATCCTCAATCGGCGAGTGTGGCATGGAATGGCCGGGATGGCCGGAGAAGCAGGCCATGGCCCGCTGGAGTATGACGGCCCTTTATGCGGCTGCGGTGGACGAGGGTGCCTGGAGCAGTATGCCTCCGCTACCGCCGTCTCCCGAATGGCAAAGGAAGCAGCCGAAGCCGGACAGTCGGAAGAAATTGCCCGCATCCTTGCTACTACTGGATCTATCTCGGCACACAACGTCGCGCAACTGGCAGACGCTGGAGATGAGGGTGCTCGTCAGGTATACGTCAAGGTGGGCAAATTCCTCGGTATCAGCCTCTCCCATCTGGTGAATACATTGAATCTTCCCCTGTATGTCATCGGTGGTGGGCTGGCAAGCTCCTGGCATCTGTTTGCGCCAACCATGTTTTCCGTCCTTCTGCGCGATAGCTATATCTACCGGCTCACAGCCCCCCGCAACGAAGAGGACGTCGATCCACAACGTACCCAGATCGTTCCCGCTCTGCTCGGCCCAGAGTCGGGATTGCTGGGCGCCGCGATGCTTCCCTATGCGGAGATGGAGATGGCCGTCGCGGTGTCCTCCTAG
- a CDS encoding DUF542 domain-containing protein, with protein MSATVMSATATQTLREIAAEQPSAVNLFARFEIDLCTLADKSLAEACSELSLSLDQLLQKLDEAKATENGTAAAIDPSTLSLTRLIQHIVRRHHQGVRQELPELLRMAHKLVERRAEDSPELRQIEQLIEQLHRGLLKHIGKEEQVLFPVIADMEENSTLGSPSLHSHFKTLTHPVFVMAQEHEFTSAVYAEMRRATKDFELPAGACTTHQALFEGLRRYEVNLREHIRLENDFLFPRAIAMETELQGRR; from the coding sequence ATGTCCGCCACTGTTATGTCCGCCACTGCCACGCAAACGCTTCGCGAGATCGCCGCTGAACAGCCATCCGCCGTGAATCTCTTCGCGCGATTCGAGATCGATCTATGTACGCTCGCAGATAAGTCGCTCGCTGAGGCCTGCTCCGAACTAAGCCTCTCGCTCGACCAGCTCTTGCAGAAACTGGACGAGGCGAAAGCTACGGAAAACGGCACCGCTGCCGCTATCGATCCATCCACGCTCTCCCTGACGCGCCTCATCCAGCACATCGTACGCAGACATCATCAGGGCGTTCGGCAAGAGCTTCCGGAACTCCTTCGGATGGCGCACAAGCTGGTGGAAAGGCGCGCGGAGGATTCTCCCGAGTTGAGGCAGATCGAACAGTTGATTGAACAACTGCACAGGGGCTTGCTCAAGCACATCGGCAAGGAGGAGCAGGTCCTCTTCCCAGTGATTGCCGACATGGAAGAGAACTCGACACTTGGCTCCCCCTCTCTGCACTCCCACTTCAAAACGCTGACTCACCCTGTCTTTGTGATGGCGCAGGAGCATGAATTCACCAGCGCCGTGTATGCCGAGATGCGAAGAGCGACGAAAGACTTCGAACTACCCGCCGGAGCGTGCACAACCCATCAGGCGCTGTTCGAAGGCTTGCGCCGATATGAAGTCAATCTGCGAGAGCATATCCGCCTGGAAAATGACTTTCTGTTTCCGCGCGCAATCGCTATGGAAACAGAGCTGCAAGGCCGGAGGTAG
- a CDS encoding Crp/Fnr family transcriptional regulator translates to MSAERMDLAAVLQRTPLLSSLSPAELGSLAARTVRKLLSAGELIFSEGEPCNGLHIIARGKVRIFKTSVSGREQVLAVNGAGESIAELPVFDGGPFPASAVALEDTEIAFISRRDFQAFCREHPEVALKVLAVVGGRLRRLVGIIEELSFTTIRQRLVSALVRLAESEGRKTARGIEFLLPASHQELANQLGTVRELVSRNLTRLHAEGLLDVDARQIIVKDLKGLHSLLDGSQ, encoded by the coding sequence GTGAGCGCTGAACGCATGGATCTGGCTGCCGTCCTGCAAAGGACACCTTTATTGTCGAGTCTGTCTCCTGCCGAGCTGGGATCGCTGGCCGCCCGGACGGTGAGGAAGTTGCTGAGTGCAGGGGAGTTGATCTTCTCCGAAGGCGAGCCCTGCAACGGATTGCACATCATCGCTCGCGGAAAGGTCAGGATCTTCAAGACCTCCGTGAGCGGACGCGAGCAGGTGCTTGCTGTGAATGGTGCGGGCGAATCCATTGCCGAGCTGCCCGTCTTTGATGGCGGCCCTTTTCCCGCCTCCGCGGTCGCGTTGGAGGATACCGAGATCGCTTTTATCTCTCGCCGCGATTTTCAGGCATTTTGCCGGGAGCACCCCGAGGTTGCCCTGAAGGTGCTTGCCGTCGTCGGTGGCAGATTGCGACGCCTGGTCGGCATTATTGAAGAGCTGTCTTTTACTACGATTCGCCAGCGTCTCGTCTCTGCCCTGGTGCGCTTGGCCGAGAGCGAAGGCAGAAAGACCGCTCGCGGTATCGAGTTCCTTCTTCCTGCCAGCCATCAGGAATTGGCGAATCAACTCGGAACTGTGCGTGAGCTGGTTTCGCGCAACCTTACCCGTTTGCACGCGGAAGGGCTACTCGATGTAGATGCAAGGCAGATCATTGTGAAGGATCTGAAGGGGCTCCACTCACTGCTGGATGGTTCCCAGTAA